AGCTCAGTTGGCTAGAGCGCCACGCTGGCAGCGTGGAGGTCATCGGTTCGAACCCGATATTCTCCACTTTTTAATGGATGATGAGGTGTATATTTCGAAACCAAAGCATCTCGATACAAATTTTTTTTATTGCAATCGAAAAATTCACTACCAATGACAGTGGGTTTGTCATTGCGACGGTAGGTTGTCATTGCGACGGCAGGTTGTTATTCCGACGGCAGGAGGAATCTTTCTCACGTATTGGTTTTCATTTCACTGAGAGATTCTTCACTTCGCAGGCTCCGTTCAGAATGACAAGGGGTCGGCAGGCTCCGTTCAGAATGACAAGGGAATGTCATTCCGACGGCAGGAGGAATCTTTCTCACGTATTGGTTTTCATTTCACTGAGAGATTCTTCACTCCGCAAGCTCCGTTCAGAATGACAAGGGGTCGGCAGGCTCCGTTCAGAATGACAAGTAGAATGTCATTCCGACGGCAGGAGGAATCTTTCTCACGTATTGGGGTTCGGTTCACTGAGAGATTCTTCACTCCGCGAGCTCCGTTCAGAATGACAAGGGGTCGGCAGGCTCCGTTCAGAATGACAAGTAGGTTGTCATTCCGACGGCAGGAGGAATCTCTCTCACGTATTGGTTTTCATTTCACTGAGAGATTCTTCACTTCGCAGGCTCCGTTCAGAATGACAAGGGAATGTCATTCCGACGGCAGGAGGAATCTTTCTCACGTATTGAGGTTCGGTTCACTGAGAGATTCTTCACTTCGCAAGCTCCGTTCAGAATGACAAGATTGGTTTTCATTTCACTGAGAGATTCTTCACTTCGCAGGCTCCGTTCAGAATGACAAGGGAATGTCATTCCGACGGCAGGAGGAATCTTTCTCACGTTTTGGGGTTTGGTTCACGAAAAGATTCTTCACTCCGCAAGCTCCGTTCAGAATGACAAGGGGTTGGCGAGCTCTGTTCAGAATGACAAGGGGTTGGCAGGCTCCGTTTAGAATGACAAGAGGGTTTTTGGTTCACTGGGAGATTCCTCGTCACTGCGTTTACCTCGGAATGACAAGAGGGTTTTGGGTTTACTGAGGGATTCTTCATATTTCAAATCTTATTTGTGCATTCGTGGCTTTTGTAATAGTAGTGTTTTACTTCATTTTTTATCCAAAAATAGTTTTGACGATGATTTTTATGTCGTTTAAAAAGCTATAGTTTTCAACATAAGCTTTATTAATTTTTACCTTTTTGGTACAAATGACTTCGTCGTTGTATTGTTTTGGATGTTTTTGTTGGGCTAAAATTTCTTCTTCATTTCTAAAAGTTAGAGATGCTGGGTATGTGATACCTGGCCTTACGGAAAGAATTATTCTATCTTGACCTTGAAGTTGATCAGCATAACCTGGCACATCGGGTCGTGGGCTGACTAAACTCATATCGCCAATGAGTACATTCCAAAGTTGAGGGATTTCATCGAGTTTGGTTTTGCGTAAAAAGCGACCGAATTTTGTGATGCGCGGGTCGTTTAGGGTTGTGATGTAGTTTTGCGGTTGATCAGTGTCTCGCATGGTTTTAAATTTAAGTAATTTAAAAGGTTTAGCGCCCTTACCGATGCGCGTCTGTGCAATTAATCCAAAAGAGTTTGTGTCTAGACTTGTGAAAATAAACAATACTAAAAAAAAAGGGTATAAAACAATTAAACCTAAAACTGAAAGCCCTAGGTCTATTGCTCTTTTAACAAATTTCTGTTTACTATTAAGGCTCACAAATCATTATATTTTTTTGTTTATGGTCTTAATAACTTTTGCAGGGTTGCCAACCACCACCACATTATCAGGAACGTCTTTAGTCACAACAGCACCTGCTCCGATAATTGAATTTTTGCCTATTGAAACTCCAGGATTGACAACAGCACCAGCACCAACTTGACTTAACTCACCCACACTAACACCACCACAAAGCGTGGCATTAGGTGAAATATGCACATAGTCATTGACAATACAATCGTGTTCTACAACAGCAGAGGTGTTGATGATACAGTGTTGTCCAATTTTTGAATTAGCATTGACCACAGCATAAGCAAAAACAACACTACCTTTATCTATAGATGAAAAATTAGAGACTAAAGCCGTTTTGTGTATGGCTTTTGTGTAATTAAAATCTAAAGTCTGACTGATTTTTTGTCTGGTATAATTATTCCCAATCGCGATTATGCTTTGTATAGGTTTAGCTTTATGAGTTTGATGAACTTCAAAATTTAGAATTGATTTTATCCTAGAATCATCATCAATGATATAAAATTCTGAAACACCTTGACTTAAAAGACAGTCTAAAACCACCTTAGCGTGACCACTGGCACCGTATATTTGAATCATACTCATGATGGGTTTCCTTTAAATTTTTCTGCAGTAGCTTCTCCGGTCTGACTAATGCCTTCGCTTTTAAAAACCTTCTTGAAGGTCAAAAGTATAATTTTTAAATCTAATTTAAAGCTTAAATGATTGACATAATACACATCTAACTCAAATTTATCTTGCCAACTAACAGTGTTTCTGCCATTGACTTGTGCCCAACTTGTGATGCCAGGCTTGATGTTGTGGCGTTTTTTTTGCTCATTGTTGTATAAGGGTAAATATTCTGGCAGTAAGGGTCGAGTACCGATTAAGCTCATATCACCTTTTAAAACATTTATTAACTGTGGTATTTCGTCTAGAGAGGTTTTGCGAACAAATTTTCCTATTGTGGTCAATCGCTCGGCATCTGGCAGTAAGTTCCCTTGTTTATCTTTTTTGTCGTTCATCGTTTTAAACTTGATGATGCTAAAAATGCGTTCATTTTTGCCTGGGCGTTTTTGAAGGAAGAAAGCTTGCCCTTGGTTAGCAAATAACAGGGCGATTGTAACGATAAGGAAAATCGGGCTGAGTATTAGTAAACTGGTAAGAGCGAAAAAGAAATCGAATATGGGTTTTAGAGCTGATCTATACATTTTTGTTTTTGACTAATTGATTATACTCTTCTAATATTGCCTCCCAAACCAACCTTTGTTCATAGCGTAAGGTAATCATCTCCCTGGAATTGCTTTTAAGCTTTTCATATAGATTTTGGTCTTTTATTAATTTTATCATAGCACGCTGTAAAGCTTTTGTGTCTTTAGCGGGAATAATTAAACCATTTTTTCCCTCTTCTATAATTTCATTACAGCCATTAATATCACTGACGATACTCGGCAAACCCATCGCGCCGGCT
This genomic window from Flavobacterium sp. CS20 contains:
- a CDS encoding sugar transferase, translating into MSLNSKQKFVKRAIDLGLSVLGLIVLYPFFLVLFIFTSLDTNSFGLIAQTRIGKGAKPFKLLKFKTMRDTDQPQNYITTLNDPRITKFGRFLRKTKLDEIPQLWNVLIGDMSLVSPRPDVPGYADQLQGQDRIILSVRPGITYPASLTFRNEEEILAQQKHPKQYNDEVICTKKVKINKAYVENYSFLNDIKIIVKTIFG
- a CDS encoding acetyltransferase, whose product is MIQIYGASGHAKVVLDCLLSQGVSEFYIIDDDSRIKSILNFEVHQTHKAKPIQSIIAIGNNYTRQKISQTLDFNYTKAIHKTALVSNFSSIDKGSVVFAYAVVNANSKIGQHCIINTSAVVEHDCIVNDYVHISPNATLCGGVSVGELSQVGAGAVVNPGVSIGKNSIIGAGAVVTKDVPDNVVVVGNPAKVIKTINKKI
- a CDS encoding sugar transferase, which gives rise to MYRSALKPIFDFFFALTSLLILSPIFLIVTIALLFANQGQAFFLQKRPGKNERIFSIIKFKTMNDKKDKQGNLLPDAERLTTIGKFVRKTSLDEIPQLINVLKGDMSLIGTRPLLPEYLPLYNNEQKKRHNIKPGITSWAQVNGRNTVSWQDKFELDVYYVNHLSFKLDLKIILLTFKKVFKSEGISQTGEATAEKFKGNPS